One Scophthalmus maximus strain ysfricsl-2021 chromosome 1, ASM2237912v1, whole genome shotgun sequence genomic region harbors:
- the LOC118312071 gene encoding gap junction gamma-1 protein-like, with the protein MSWSFLTRLLDEISNHSTFVGKIWLTVLIIFRIVLTAVGGETIYYDEQSKFVCNTQQPGCENVCYDAFAPLSHVRFWIFQVIMITTPTIMYLGFAMHKIARMEDSEYRPSRTTKKKRMPIVSRGAVRDYEEAEDNGEEDPMIAEEIEPDKPDKADKSSEKKHDGRRRIMRDGLMKVYVCQLLWRSSFEVGFLLGQYILYGFEVIPSYVCTRSPCPHTVDCFVSRPTEKTIFLLVMYVVSFLCLLLTLLEILHLGIGGIRDTFRRRATLNPRPQPPVPPPSSRSLATAPPGYHATMKKEKLKGELRESPIADSGRESFGDEVTSSREMERLRRHLKLAQQHLDLAYQADEGSPSRSSSPEVNAAAQTAAEQNRLNFAQEKQGEASEKGLHA; encoded by the exons ATGAGTTGGAGCTTCCTAACGCGTCTGCTGGATGAGATCTCCAACCACTCCACCTTCGTGGGGAAGATATGGCTGACGGTGCTCATCATCTTCCGCATCGTGCTGACGGCCGTGGGGGGTGAAACCATCTACTACGATGAACAGAGCAAATTTGTCTGCAACACGCAGCAGCCCGGGTGTGAGAACGTGTGCTATGATGCGTTTGCGCCGCTCTCGCACGTCCGTTTCTGGATCTTTCAG gTCATCATGATCACAACCCCGACTATTATGTACCTGGGATTCGCCATGCACAAGATCGCCCGCATGGAAGACAGCGAGTACCGGCCGAGCCGgaccacgaagaagaagaggatgccCATCGTCAGCCGTGGGGCAGTTCGCGACTatgaggaggcggaggacaATGGCGAGGAAGACCCGATGATTGCTGAAGAGATTGAACCAGACAAGCCTGACAAAGCAGACAAAA GCTCAGAGAAAAAGCATGATGGTCGTCGGCGGATTATGCGTGACGGACTGATGAAGGTCTACGTGTGCCAGCTGCTGTGGCGCTCGTCCTTCGAGGTGGGCTTTCTGTTAGGCCAGTACATCCTCTACGGCTTTGAGGTGATACCCTCCTATGTCTGCACTCGCTCACCGTGCCCGCACACGGTGGACTGCTTCGTGTCCCGCCCCACGGAGAAGACCATCTTCCTGCTGGTGATGTACGTGGTGTCTTTCCTCTGCCTGCTTCTCACCCTCCTGGAAATCCTCCACTTGGGGATCGGCGGCATTCGCGACACCTTCCGCAGGCGGGCCACCCTCAACCCTCGGCCTCAACCCCCGGTGCCACCACCCTCCTCACGTTCCCTGGCGACAGCCCCGCCAGGATACCACGCCACCATGAAGAAGGAGAAACTAAAAGGAGAGCTGAGGGAATCGCCCATAGCCGACTCTGGCAGGGAGAGCTTCGGGGATGAGGTGACCTCGTCCAGGGAGATGGAGCGGCTGAGGAGGCACCTGAAGCTGGCGCAGCAGCACCTCGACCTGGCCTACCAGGCAGACGAAGGTAGTCCGTCGCGAAGCAGCAGCCCAGAGGTAAACGCGGCCGCACAGACGGCCGCCGAGCAGAACCGCCTCAACTTTGCCCAGGAAAAGCAGGGAGAGGCGAGCGAGAAAG gaCTACATGCCTGA
- the inha gene encoding inhibin alpha chain: MVSCALLFLGVLGILGVIEGCRGEDVSREAVLSWLSGRVLEGLGLDEPPVATVQGPDVDMAQQGRAGRLHRRAPPRTSSTTWVSHGASPNQDVSQIILFPSSDSSCARSDSASGETTESHFTYYFQPSLNDQETLVTSAHLWFYAGEGATVNTSAPLFILTSAQQLLQAAEAPSQMSSDGWSTYQLDQTLLASVAQGPFLLQVRCPACECHANEPDKMPFLDLRARPRGPAHAPRHAPRNIPWSPSAIDLLQRPSPERPEHSDCQRAEIEISFEELGWDNWIVHPKVLTFYYCHGNCSAQDRTITMLGMSQCCAPVPGSMRSLRITTTSDGGYSFKYETLPNIIPEECTCI, from the exons ATGGTGTCCTGTGCTCTTCTCTTCCTGGGTGTTTTGGGGATCCTCGGTGTGATTGAAGGCTGCCGGGGAGAGGATGTGTCCAGGGAGGCAGTGTTGTCGTGGCTCAGCGGGCGGGTTCTGGAGGGCCTCGGGCTGGACGAGCCTCCCGTGGCCACAGTGCAGGGCCCCGACGTGGACATGGCACAGCAAGGGCGAGCGGGGCGTCTGCATCGGCGGGCCCCCCCCAGGACGAGCAGCACAACGTGGGTCAGCCATGGAGCCAGTCCAAACCAGGATGTGTCTCAAATCATTCTCTTCCCCAGTTCTG ACTCATCTTGTGCCAGATCGGACTCAGCTTCAGGAGAAACCACCGAAAGCCACTTCACCTATTACTTCCAGCCATCCTTGAACGACCAGGAGACCCTGGTCACGTCTGCCCACCTGTGGTTCTACGCGGGCGAAGGAGCCACAGTCAACACTTCCGCCCCGCTGTTCATTCTAACTTCAGcgcagcagcttctccaggcAGCAGAAGCTCCATCACAGATGAGCTCCGACGGATGGAGCACCTACCAACTGGATCAGACGCTGCTGGCCTCCGTCGCTCAGGGCCCTTTCCTCCTGCAGGTCCGCTGTCCAGCCTGCGAGTGCCACGCCAACGAACCAGACAAAATGCCCTTCCTTGACCTTCGCGCTCGGCCTCGGGGTCCAGCCCATGCACCCCGTCATGCACCACGGAACATTCCCTGGTCTCCTTCTGCCATTGACCTACTACAGCGGCCCTCTCCGGAGAGACCAGAGCACAGCGACTGCCAGCGAGCAGAGATCGAAATCAGCTTCGAGGAGCTGGGCTGGGACAATTGGATTGTCCATCCCAAGGTGCTGACCTTCTACTACTGCCACGGAAACTGCTCGGCCCAGGATCGGACCATCACGATGCTGGGGATGAGTCAGTGCTGCGCTCCGGTCCCGGGGAGCATGAGGTCCCTGAGGATCACCACAACATCCGATGGTGGCTACTCGTTCAAGTACGAGACCTTGCCCAACATTATACCCGAAGAGTGTACTTGTATCTGA